One Setaria viridis chromosome 5, Setaria_viridis_v4.0, whole genome shotgun sequence genomic region harbors:
- the LOC140222962 gene encoding uncharacterized protein — MTRVVAYNTKKRGREESAEPWRQLARTAPGTLLRVATSEWEGVRKCLKSTHRRVHGYNVADMLQKRDAGNRLRRPHGRTLGASLRKVKRLIALHDAAGHVLALCAARLGLRPHHGGDAQAAARWRAWEESRDAAARHAAGALRGLLSALKDLTATAHILHVVSGRPPKHRARAAWASEADRLVRRATDEAAAARDAVLRMRRAVVLEFFDAWAVLSG, encoded by the coding sequence ATGACCAGGGTAGTCGCTTACAACACGAAgaagcgagggagggaggagagcgcGGAGCCGTGGAGGCAGCTGGCGCGGACGGCGCCCGGCACCCTCCTGCGCGTGGCCACCTCGGAGTGGGAAGGAGTCCGCAAGTGCCTCAAGTCCACTCACCGGAGGGTCCACGGCTACAACGTCGCCGACATGCTCCAGAAGAGAGACGCGGGGAACCGGCTCCGAAGGCCACACGGCCGGACCCTCGGCGCCTCCCTCCGCAAGGTCAAGCGCCTCATCGCGCTCCACGACGCGGCGGGGCACGTCCTCGCGCTCTGCGCCGCGCGCCTCGGCCTGCGGCCGCACCACGGGGGCGACGCCCAAgccgcggcgcggtggcgggcgTGGGAGGAgagccgcgacgccgccgcccgccacgccgctgGCGCGCTGCGGGGGCTGCTCTCCGCCCTGAAGGACCTCACGGCGACCGCGCACATCCTCCACGTGGTCTCCGGGAGGCCGCCCAAGCACCGAGCCAGGGCGGCGTGGGCTTCCGAGGCGGATCGGCTCGTGCGCCGCGCCAcggacgaggccgccgcggcgcgggacgCGGTGCTGCGGATGCGTCGTGCCGTCGTGCTGGAGTTCTTCGACGCCTGGGCCGTTCTGAGCGGCTAG
- the LOC117856709 gene encoding mitochondrial import inner membrane translocase subunit TIM14-1 produces the protein MATPLIAGLAVAATALAGRYGIQAWQAYKARPIVPRMRKFYEGGFQPTMNRREAALILGVRESANTEKVKEAHKRVMVANHPDAGGSHYLASKINEAKDVLTGKTKGGGSAF, from the exons ATG GCAACGCCACTTATAGCAggacttgcagttgcagcaacTGCTCTTGCTGGTAGATATGGCATCCAAGCTTGGCAAGCTTATAAGGCAAGGCCTATAGTTCCAAGGATGCGCAAATTCTATGAAGGTGGCTTTCAACCTACGATGAACCGAAGGGAAGCTGCGTTGATCCTTGGTGTCAG GGAATCTGCCAACACAGAGAAGGTCAAAGAGGCGCACAAGAGGGTCATGGTTGCCAACCATCCGGATGCTGGTGGAAGTCATTACCTTGCTTCAAAGATTAATGAGGCGAAGGATGTGTTGACAGGGAAAACGAAAGGAGGTGGGTCGGCCTTTTGA
- the LOC117855266 gene encoding uncharacterized protein, whose protein sequence is MEMEMEMEMEMEVESTWKSLFQRRAILTAKHCDRVHGLLSGAIEVVDVDVRNRRRHEGSCAEETQRALEGASTELGLALSSMGAARHLALRGGAPCPSAPLDSVDDLAGDPAVWCALERLEKAAELAARVHDGLECARGHLRAAALLAVLDGVGVGGREGGNSAVPWEHSPCFSEQLNGAMELGDAMLKAADLVAEAEGAREAALGFISDV, encoded by the coding sequence atggagatggagatggagatggagatggagatggaagtgGAGTCCACTTGGAAGTCCTTGTTCCAGCGGCGGGCGATCCTGACGGCCAAGCACTGCGACCGCGTCCACGGCCTGCTCTCCGGGGCGATCGAGgtcgtcgacgtcgacgtgcGGAACCGGCGCCGCCACGAGGGGTCCTGCGCGGAGGAGACGCAGCGCGCGCTGGAGGGCGCCTCGACGGAGCTCGGCCTCGCCCTCTCCAGCATGGGCGCGGCCCGGCACCTCGCGCTCCGTGGCGGGGCGCCCTGCCCGAGCGCGCCGCTCGACTCCGTGGACGACCTCGCCGGGGACCCCGCCGTCTGGTGCGCGCTGGAGAGGCTCGAGAAGGCTGCCGAGCTCGCCGCCCGCGTGCACGACGGGCTGGAGTGCGCCCGCGGccacctgcgcgccgccgcgctcctggCGGTCCTGGAcggggtcggcgtcggcggccgcgaGGGCGGCAACAGCGCCGTCCCGTGGGAGCATAGCCCCTGCTTCTCCGAGCAGCTCAACGGCGCCATGGAGCTCGGCGACGCGATGTTGAAGGCGGCGGACCTCGTCGCGGAGGCCGAGGGCGCACGCGAGGCGGCGTTAGGCTTCATCAGTGACGTCTAG
- the LOC117858407 gene encoding uncharacterized protein: MAEEIKMHKQLAAPLLPPPVETKKQQHQAHASPPFPAARLVSLWGLYNSGVVALTFVFIHTLNFIKSCVWDLPPWVYRPLEMTDAEDARASALLLGSIWCTVAQAAAAAPVLLLAGHRCRRIRRALAYVVLAAAVASHCMHASAVRIILVAADPGYNVVNRILAVAPIFVFAVGDLVCFLALLVGSEE, from the exons ATGGCCGAGGAGATCAAGATGCACAAGCAGCTGGCAGCTCCTCTGCTGCCACCGCCCGTGGAGacgaagaagcagcagcaccagGCGCACGCGTCTCCTCCGTTCCCCGCTGCACGACTGGTCAGCCTGTGGGGGCTCTACAACTCCGGCGTCGTCGCCCTCACCTTCGTCTTCATCCACACGCTCAACTTCATCAAGTCATGCGTCTGGGATCTG CCACCGTGGGTGTACCGGCCACTCGAGATGACGGACGCGGAGGACGCCAGGGCGAGCGCCCTCCTGCTCGGCTCCATCTGGTGCACCGTggcccaggccgccgccgcggcgccggtgcTGCTGCTCGCCGGCCACCGCTGCCGGCGGATCCGCCGGGCCCTCGCCTACGTCGTGctcgcggccgccgtggccAGCCACTGCATGCACGCCAGCGCCGTCCGCATCATCCTCGTCGCAGCCGACCCAGGGTACAACGTCGTCAACAGGATCCTCGCCGTCGCGCCCATCTTCGTCTTCGCGGTGGGCGACCTCGTCTGCTTCCTGGCCCTCCTCGTGGGAAGCGAAGAGTAG
- the LOC117856197 gene encoding uncharacterized protein: MAMEEERLLDLARMVPATLLLVGTSEKVITSIKGARELLAGDKWGFDDSDDPESPPSNPAPGGDRSASDPVETAGGRGEHSVGGHVETTGGGDHSVGGVPLKTTCGSPASLRCGVPVNNDGGEGTVGVRDGTPRVFDLWADAADLLASALTPEGHLLVAYGEITRLVSLHAEAGHVFVVCAARLGLLPDDDSARLGGQTDEDDDAPIGLRPDNDAPWKRWMDLREAAVRHAHDALLRLSSTASAAAAAEDFLRWRSTESPRREGWRSAARQLVEDARRSLGEAKDAVRLMRDAVLCEFFETWMILKRA, from the coding sequence ATGGCAATGGAGGAGGAGCGGTTACTGGATCTGGCACGGATGGTGCCGGCGACCCTCCTGCTCGTCGGCACCTCGGAGAAGGTCATCACGAGCATCAAGGGCGCCCGCGAGCTGCTCGCCGGGGACAAGTGGGGATTCGACGACTCCGACGACCCCGAGTCCCCGCCTTCGAATCCCGCCCCAGGCGGAGACCGCAGCGCCAGCGACCCCGTGGAGACCGCCGGAGGACGCGGCGAGCACAGCGTCGGCGGCCACGTGGAGACCACCGGGGGCGGCGATCACAGCGTCGGCGGCGTACCCTTGAAGACCACTTGCGGCAGCCCGGCGAGCCTCCGCTGTGGGGTCCCCGTGAACAACGACGGTGGCGAAGGCACCGTGGGCGTCCGGGACGGCACGCCCCGCGTCTTCGACTTGTgggccgacgccgccgacctcctcgcCAGCGCGCTGACCCCCGAGGGCCACCTCCTCGTCGCCTACGGCGAGATCACGCGCCTCGTCTCGCTCCACGCCGAGGCCGGCCACGTCTTCGTCGTCTGCGCCGCGCGCCTCGGCCTCCTACCGGACGACGACAGCGCGCGCCTCGGCGGCCAAaccgacgaagacgacgacgcgcCTATCGGCCTCCGACCCGACAACGACGCGCCGTGGAAGCGGTGGATGGACCTCCGGGAGGCCGCCGTCCGCCATGCCCACGACGCGCTGCTCCGGTTGAGCTCCACCGCGtcggcagccgccgcggccgaggacTTCCTCCGGTGGCGCTCCACCGAGTCCCCGCGCCGGGAAGGGTGGCGATCGGCGGCGAGGCAGCTCGTGGAGGACGCCAGGCGCAGCCTCGGCGAGGCCAAGGACGCGGTGAGGCTGATGCGCGACGCCGTGCTGTGCGAGTTCTTCGAGACCTGGATGATTCTGAAGCGCGCGTAA